The following is a genomic window from Niabella soli DSM 19437.
CTAAAGCAACAGGGAAAAATCCGGGAGTATGGGATCAGCAGCATCCGCCCCACCGTGATCCGGGAATATGTGCAGCGGTCTGCTATTGTAAGCGTAATGACGCAGTACAGCCTGCTGGACCGGCGGCCAGAGGAAAGCACGCTCCCTTTGCTGAAAGCCAATAATAAAGCCGTTTTGGTCCGCGGGGCATTTGCCCAGGGATTATTGATCAACAAGCCGGCAAAGGAATACCTGGGGCGCAGCGCCGGTGAGGTGGATCGTATTCAGCAGTTGCAGCAAGAACTTAGCGCAAAAGGATACACGCCCCAGCAGTTGGCGCTAAATTTCGTATTGCAAAATCCTGCGGTAACAACGGTGGTTGCGGGAATAAGAACCGACCAGCAACTTTCCGAGCTGTTGGAAGCTGCCCAACCGGTGGCTGAAGCCGATATGGAGCAATTATCGGCAGCCATAGCCCCCAATTTCTACAAAGAGCACCGGTAATAAAAAAATAGCAGGGCAAATTAGGCTGTGTATAAAAAATATCCTTATTTTTGCAGCCCTCAATCGCGCTATGCAATTAGGGAAAACATTCCTCCTTAGCTCAGTTGGTTAGAGCATCTGACTGTTAATCAGAGGGTCGCTGGTTCAAGTCCAGCAGGGGGAGCCAAAGACGAACCCAAAAGACGTCAACGAACGCTGAAACCCGCTACTATAGCGGGTTTCGTCATTTTGGCACCTTGTGTCATTTCCGCTGAAATCCGCTTATTTCCGTTGGTTTATTTGCCATTTTCTTTGCCGTTTTGTTTGCCATTTGCACGGGTTTTGATACTCCCTATCTGGAAAAATGCTGGAATAACCCCAGCGATTGTGAACCAAAGAGAGGACATCATGGCAGTATCTATCGGCATCTTAATAAACTATCGGAACCGGAAAAATAAGAAAGGGCTTTACCCTATTCATATCCGTGTTACAATTGATAATAATCCCCAGTATTACCTGGTGGATCTTCCCGTAAAGGTCAGCATGGAAGACTGGACGGGCCATGATCTTTTCTGGGTGGCCGAAACCAACCCCTATAACCTTGAAATTAATGAAGCCATTAATCAAATGCGTACCAAGATCATTGATTTACACCGGAGTTTGTATTCCCAGAAAAGAAAGCTCTCTTTTTACCATATTGACAAAGTCCTCGGGTTTAAAGGAAACCGGGAAGTTTTCAACGATTACTTCAAAAACTATATGAGAAAACCGCCTCCAACAGTAGTTCTTACCGATGTTACCTGGGAGAAATACGATGCTTTTATTAAGCACCTGGATAAATTCAACCCTGCCCTGCGCTTTGATGAGATCGATTGGGAAATGGTCGCCCGCATCCGTAATTACCTTGCCCAACAGCGCGGAAGAAAAGGCGACTTACTCGCTCCTGCTACCATCAAATCTTATTTTGACAAGTTTAAAGTGGTGCTGGAATATGCGGCAAAACGGGACGGAATGCTGGATATTAAACAGGTAGAATCTTTCTTTGAAGATGTAAAAATATCGGTACCCGATAAAGAAGAAGGGCTGCACCTGGAGATCACCGAGATCAAGTCCTTCAAAAAAGTGGTAACGGATAAACAATATCCGGCGCAAAAGCGAGATCAGCGGTTATTCCTTTTTCAAATCTACACCGGCTATTATTATAACGACCTGAAGGTATTGAAGCGGAAGCACGTACGGAAAGATTTTGAGCATGGTTATTATATTATTGGGGAACGAGATAAAAACGGCAACGCCACTATTATCCCATTATGGAAATTTCCGGATGGTGTTGCTACATTGGAAGAATTTATGGATCCCAATACGGAAAGTGAGTACTGGTTCCGCCGGAATATTTTTGTAGACCCGCAGGTGTATAACCGGAATGTAAAGGTGATCGCCAAGGCGGCGGGAATTAACAGAGAGATCTCCAATAAAATTGCGCGCCATACCCAGAAGACATTTTCTTTTTCCGGCATATTCAGAATGCCGTTGCGTATGATATCTTTAATCCAAAGTAATAGTTCCTCTATACCGGCTTCAACTTTTTGCGTACGGGCCTTTTGCCTTTTTTCCTGCGCAGCTTCATCTACTGGCGTACCTTTACTTTCCGCTTTCTGTTCTTCACGGTCCGCCCGTTTGCTGATCCATTCCTGCACCCAGGCAGGCATTGGGCTCCGGGTAAAAATTCCGGGCTGGCCCGCATAAAGTAAAAGCAGCCCCAGGCCATGTTTGCAGGGAAACTTACGGCTGGGGCAACTGCATTTAAAAGCAATATTGCCAAGGGCTACCTGTGTTTGATAAGGCTTGCTGCCACTGCCTTTGCATTCGCCCCATAATGCTGTATCACTAACACCTATGGTCACCCATTTACTTCCTTCAGCAAGTCCCTTCCCTGCTTTTTGGGAGGATTCATCCGGGGCCAGCGCCAATACCTGCTCCTTCGTAAATTGCAATGCTGTTTAATTTTGTTGGATGAAAATTAGGTATTTTTCCCAGTAAAATGAAACGAGGAGGATAAAACAATTATTGTAAATGATAACGGGTTACCTTTCTCATCAGTTGGTATTAACGTCCGCTATGCGTGTACTATAAATACCATATTGAACTTTTTAAGGGTTGCCCTGCAGCAACTACTTTCCCATTTTTAATAAAAAAAATAACTGTGCAAAAACACTGCACAGATCACTTGCAATTTTACATTAGCATCGCGTAAGGGATAGACGCGGAAAGCCCGAAGGGCGCCGGAGTGAAGCGGAGACGCAGCGAGGACTTGCAGCAAATAGCCCGACCCGAGGCCGCGGGCATTGTGCAGTAGCGGCGAGGGGGCGTCAAAAAATATTTTATGAGTAAATTAAATTTAACAGGTAAGGAATTAAGAGCCATCGGTTATCCGGAAGGGCCTGTCATATCTGTTGCGATGAATATTATGCGCAAAGCATACAAGTATGAAAGCAAAGCGGATGCCTTAAATAGGTTGAAGCAAATTCTTGAAACGCCGGAGAATT
Proteins encoded in this region:
- a CDS encoding aldo/keto reductase, yielding MEYKILGAAGWKVSALSFGCMSLDDSTATEAATLIGRAVDAGINFFDTADLYEKGVNEEKVGKALKAVRDKVFIATKAGNQWRADGSGWDWNPRPAYILDCVEKSLQRLQTDYIDLYQLHGGTMEDPIDDIIDLFERLKQQGKIREYGISSIRPTVIREYVQRSAIVSVMTQYSLLDRRPEESTLPLLKANNKAVLVRGAFAQGLLINKPAKEYLGRSAGEVDRIQQLQQELSAKGYTPQQLALNFVLQNPAVTTVVAGIRTDQQLSELLEAAQPVAEADMEQLSAAIAPNFYKEHR
- a CDS encoding site-specific integrase, giving the protein MAVSIGILINYRNRKNKKGLYPIHIRVTIDNNPQYYLVDLPVKVSMEDWTGHDLFWVAETNPYNLEINEAINQMRTKIIDLHRSLYSQKRKLSFYHIDKVLGFKGNREVFNDYFKNYMRKPPPTVVLTDVTWEKYDAFIKHLDKFNPALRFDEIDWEMVARIRNYLAQQRGRKGDLLAPATIKSYFDKFKVVLEYAAKRDGMLDIKQVESFFEDVKISVPDKEEGLHLEITEIKSFKKVVTDKQYPAQKRDQRLFLFQIYTGYYYNDLKVLKRKHVRKDFEHGYYIIGERDKNGNATIIPLWKFPDGVATLEEFMDPNTESEYWFRRNIFVDPQVYNRNVKVIAKAAGINREISNKIARHTQKTFSFSGIFRMPLRMISLIQSNSSSIPASTFCVRAFCLFSCAASSTGVPLLSAFCSSRSARLLIHSCTQAGIGLRVKIPGWPA